Proteins from a genomic interval of Meiothermus sp.:
- a CDS encoding Lrp/AsnC family transcriptional regulator: MASKLLDKFNIAILNELQRDGRLSYSELGRRVGLSTPSVTERVRRLEDAGIIVGYGARINPEALGYTITALIEVATPPHRYQQMLEFAQATPAVRECYFVTGESSFVAKVRTPSVEHLQELIQQLGFYGSTRTSVVLSQPVFKEIFEVG; the protein is encoded by the coding sequence ATGGCTTCCAAACTGCTGGACAAATTCAATATTGCCATCCTGAACGAGCTACAGCGCGACGGGCGGCTCTCCTACAGCGAGCTAGGCCGCCGGGTGGGGCTCTCGACACCGTCGGTCACCGAGCGGGTGCGCCGCCTCGAGGACGCCGGCATTATCGTGGGCTATGGGGCCCGGATTAACCCCGAGGCCCTCGGCTACACCATCACCGCCCTGATCGAGGTGGCCACCCCACCGCACCGCTACCAGCAGATGCTCGAGTTTGCCCAGGCCACCCCGGCAGTGCGGGAGTGTTACTTCGTCACCGGCGAGTCGTCGTTTGTAGCCAAAGTACGCACCCCCTCGGTGGAACATTTACAGGAGCTAATCCAGCAGCTCGGCTTTTATGGCAGCACCCGCACCTCGGTGGTGCTGTCGCAGCCGGTCTTCAAAGAAATCTTCGAGGTGGGTTAA
- a CDS encoding shikimate kinase: MIEIERPVTWVALTGFMGVGKSRIGRELARELMLHFIDLDRYIEREMGLSVADIFRHLGEATFRQLETEAVNELTQKDFLVLSLGGGTFVNPENRQKLLQRGPVVALWASPATIFERISRRPGQRPMLENPDPFKRIQQLLAEREAIYRQATIHVSTDNRPVAEVVDEIIDQLWAYAETAD, translated from the coding sequence ATGATCGAGATTGAACGCCCCGTTACCTGGGTAGCCCTCACCGGCTTTATGGGCGTGGGCAAAAGCCGCATTGGGCGGGAGCTGGCTCGCGAGCTGATGCTGCACTTCATCGACCTCGATCGCTACATCGAGCGGGAGATGGGGCTTTCGGTAGCCGACATTTTCCGCCACCTGGGGGAGGCTACTTTTCGGCAACTCGAGACCGAGGCGGTAAACGAGCTAACCCAGAAAGATTTTTTGGTGCTCTCGCTGGGGGGCGGTACTTTTGTTAACCCAGAGAATCGGCAAAAACTGTTGCAGCGGGGGCCGGTGGTGGCACTATGGGCCAGCCCCGCCACCATCTTCGAGCGCATCAGCCGTCGCCCTGGACAGCGCCCCATGCTCGAGAACCCCGATCCCTTCAAACGCATCCAGCAGCTACTGGCCGAGCGGGAGGCCATCTATCGCCAGGCTACAATTCACGTCTCTACCGATAATCGGCCCGTCGCCGAAGTGGTAGATGAAATTATCGACCAACTGTGGGCGTATGCAGAAACTGCAGATTAG
- a CDS encoding 3-dehydroquinate synthase family protein has translation MQKLQIRYPVPYPIHIGFDLELPQAPGPRALLYDLAVRDYAQRVAARLDVPLSLGLPGGEGAKSLDSYGRVLSWLAQQALPRNTTLYVVGGGCLTDLGGFVAATYLRGIRYISLPTTTLAMVDASVGNKTGINLPEGKNLVGAFYAPAGVYAELHTLRTLPPQTFKEGLVEAFKHGLIAGDELLVNVEPVSPDWEGLEPYLARAVMVKVRVVEADPTEQNERRKLNLGHTLGHALEGATHGAIPHGVAVAYGLLYAALLGRAHGGADLVPKVLKLLQWLTPPPPPRLSWADLTPFLSRDKKKVSQALNWVIPMGMGRLEIRPVSEEVLVRCYEEFLELLLSLEHGTTKPL, from the coding sequence ATGCAGAAACTGCAGATTAGATACCCAGTTCCCTATCCGATTCACATCGGCTTCGACCTCGAGCTCCCCCAGGCCCCTGGCCCCCGGGCCCTCCTCTACGACCTGGCCGTACGGGATTACGCCCAGCGAGTAGCTGCCCGCCTGGATGTTCCGCTAAGCCTAGGGCTGCCCGGTGGCGAAGGCGCAAAGAGCCTCGATAGCTATGGCCGGGTGCTGTCCTGGCTGGCCCAGCAGGCCCTCCCACGCAACACCACGCTGTACGTGGTGGGTGGAGGCTGTCTTACCGATCTGGGCGGGTTTGTGGCCGCCACCTACCTGCGCGGAATACGGTACATCAGCCTACCCACCACTACCCTGGCCATGGTAGACGCCTCGGTGGGCAACAAAACCGGCATTAACCTGCCCGAAGGTAAAAATCTGGTCGGCGCTTTTTATGCCCCGGCAGGGGTATATGCCGAGCTACACACCCTTCGCACCCTTCCACCCCAAACCTTCAAGGAGGGGCTGGTAGAAGCCTTCAAGCACGGCCTTATCGCTGGTGACGAGCTGCTGGTCAACGTAGAGCCGGTCTCACCCGATTGGGAAGGCCTCGAGCCCTACCTGGCCCGCGCCGTGATGGTCAAAGTAAGGGTGGTGGAGGCCGACCCCACCGAGCAAAACGAGCGCCGCAAGCTCAACCTGGGGCACACCCTGGGCCATGCTCTCGAGGGCGCCACCCATGGGGCCATACCCCACGGGGTAGCAGTGGCCTACGGGCTGCTCTACGCCGCCCTGCTGGGCCGGGCCCATGGCGGGGCGGATCTGGTACCCAAGGTGCTAAAACTCCTGCAGTGGCTCACCCCTCCGCCACCCCCCCGCCTGAGCTGGGCAGATCTCACCCCTTTCCTCAGCCGCGACAAGAAGAAGGTGAGCCAGGCCCTTAACTGGGTCATCCCCATGGGCATGGGGCGGCTCGAGATTCGGCCCGTATCAGAAGAGGTGCTGGTGCGCTGCTATGAGGAATTCCTCGAGTTGCTGCTTTCCCTCGAGCACGGCACTACAAAGCCGCTTTAG
- the truB gene encoding tRNA pseudouridine(55) synthase TruB produces MALFAVNKPLGRTSHDVVDMARKLLGTRRVGHTGTLDPLATGVLILATEASTKLVPFLSAEEKEYIAWVSFGVTTLTLDAEGPIVGPVTSYPSQREIEAALPWFLQLTEQTPPAYSAVKVGGVKAYEAARKGQALELTPRPVKYYEARLLAYDPAPIPHRIAPSATGWQLAPRGRPVELPRPLGDFPTAVIRLVVGPGTYVRSFARDLGQRLGTQAFLSGLVRTRVGKIGLEQAQEIEHLDVSRTLDELEALSCPSVELTHAEAKRVMEGVPLAIPAKGLVALVGPKRRLVAIAEGDGFKLRIKRVFKA; encoded by the coding sequence ATGGCCCTATTTGCCGTGAACAAACCGCTGGGGCGCACCTCGCACGACGTGGTGGACATGGCCCGTAAACTGCTGGGCACACGCCGGGTAGGTCATACCGGAACCCTCGACCCTCTGGCTACGGGCGTTCTGATCCTTGCCACGGAGGCCTCCACCAAGCTGGTGCCTTTTTTGTCCGCAGAAGAAAAAGAATATATCGCCTGGGTTTCTTTTGGCGTCACCACCCTGACCCTGGATGCCGAGGGGCCTATTGTGGGGCCTGTGACCAGCTATCCAAGCCAGCGCGAGATTGAAGCCGCCCTGCCCTGGTTTTTGCAACTGACCGAACAGACCCCACCGGCTTACTCGGCGGTAAAGGTAGGGGGGGTCAAGGCCTACGAGGCGGCCCGCAAGGGGCAGGCCCTCGAGCTGACTCCCCGCCCGGTCAAATACTACGAGGCCAGGCTGCTGGCCTATGACCCCGCGCCCATACCCCACCGCATTGCCCCCTCGGCCACCGGCTGGCAACTGGCCCCACGGGGCCGCCCGGTCGAACTGCCCAGGCCGCTGGGTGATTTCCCGACCGCGGTGATTCGTTTAGTGGTGGGGCCCGGTACTTATGTGCGCTCATTTGCCCGCGATCTGGGCCAACGGCTGGGCACCCAGGCTTTCCTCTCGGGGTTGGTGCGCACCCGGGTGGGGAAGATTGGCCTCGAGCAGGCCCAGGAGATCGAACACCTGGATGTGAGCAGAACCCTGGACGAGCTCGAGGCCCTTTCCTGCCCCAGCGTGGAACTCACACACGCCGAGGCCAAACGGGTGATGGAGGGGGTTCCCCTGGCGATTCCAGCCAAAGGCCTGGTGGCCCTGGTGGGCCCCAAGCGCCGCCTGGTGGCCATTGCCGAGGGCGATGGCTTCAAGCTGCGTATTAAGCGGGTCTTCAAGGCGTAG
- a CDS encoding enoyl-CoA hydratase/isomerase family protein, which produces MNWRQRYQRLKFAEPGEGVLEVILSNPGRLNAADSQMHRELAYVWRDIDADESIGAVLVRGEGGAFSSGGDFEMIEAMIRDYETLLRVWKEARDLVYGVVNCAKPIVAAIEGPAVGAGLAVALLADISVAGKNARIVDGHVRLGVAAGDHSVMIWPLLCGMSKAKYHLLLNEPLTGEEAERIGLVSRCVEDSEVYSEALKIATRLTQGAPSAIRFTKYALNNWLRMMGPNFDTSLALEFMGFLGPDAQEGLRSLREKRPPHFQKKSPL; this is translated from the coding sequence ATGAACTGGCGACAACGCTACCAGCGTCTGAAGTTTGCCGAACCCGGCGAGGGCGTGCTCGAGGTCATCCTCTCCAACCCAGGCCGCCTCAACGCCGCCGATAGCCAGATGCACCGCGAGCTGGCCTATGTCTGGCGGGATATCGACGCCGATGAAAGCATCGGGGCGGTGCTGGTGCGGGGCGAGGGCGGGGCCTTTAGCAGCGGCGGCGACTTCGAGATGATCGAGGCGATGATCCGGGATTACGAAACCTTGCTGCGGGTCTGGAAGGAGGCCCGCGACCTGGTGTACGGGGTGGTGAACTGCGCCAAGCCCATCGTGGCGGCCATCGAGGGGCCGGCGGTAGGGGCTGGGCTGGCCGTAGCGCTACTGGCCGATATCAGTGTGGCTGGGAAAAACGCCCGCATCGTGGATGGGCACGTGCGGCTGGGGGTCGCGGCCGGCGACCACTCGGTGATGATCTGGCCCTTGCTCTGCGGTATGAGCAAGGCCAAGTACCACCTTTTGTTGAACGAGCCGCTCACCGGGGAGGAGGCCGAGCGCATTGGGCTGGTCTCGCGCTGCGTGGAGGATAGCGAGGTCTATAGCGAGGCCCTCAAAATTGCAACCCGGCTGACCCAGGGCGCGCCTTCGGCCATTCGCTTTACCAAGTATGCCCTCAACAACTGGCTGCGCATGATGGGGCCCAATTTCGACACCTCGCTGGCCCTCGAGTTTATGGGCTTCCTGGGCCCCGATGCCCAGGAAGGTCTGCGCTCGCTGCGCGAAAAGCGCCCACCCCACTTCCAGAAGAAGTCCCCTCTGTAG
- a CDS encoding secretin N-terminal domain-containing protein yields the protein MKRLFALLVVLSLALAQGTLPRDARFDQPVSNIGTNLPLPTLLDALARSVGLSPILRDIPNVNVSADIDRKPFRQVWDLLINTYGDGRITYALLENNVIVVGPKEVVDRARGQAAQPAQPSEPAVREFYQVRSGDPAALATFVQQEVPGVTVRAVPGQNVLSISGPSRSVTDALNFLQRIDVPKAPAATIPLVQKSFALSHARASELADVLGKAIAAQAQGQAAPAQAQAQATPQVTVVAEPRTNTLIVTGSADQIALAERLIPTLDRPVQQVQLQIRVQAVSGEVIRNLGIKWETVSGGNLIASFLSTGLNLIFDATRSLASLNIRAVLDALEKQQLSRRLSDANVLVEDNYGADTSDLRATGAKGAEIKVGGRLLIPITIGDQVSVREFDYGLLVRVRPQISTDGNILLEVFTQTGGDPADGPAGSIRIPQQSTLSKLRIRDGQTVVLGGLIQKVTDTSETKVPLLGDIPLLGELFKQRTSSIKDDELIVIITGNIVKDTAQR from the coding sequence ATGAAGCGTTTGTTTGCTCTTTTGGTAGTGTTGAGTCTGGCGCTGGCCCAGGGTACTTTGCCCAGGGATGCCCGCTTCGATCAACCGGTAAGCAACATTGGCACCAACCTACCCCTACCCACCCTTCTGGATGCGCTGGCCCGCAGTGTGGGGCTCTCCCCTATTCTTCGCGATATCCCCAACGTCAACGTTAGCGCAGATATCGACCGCAAGCCCTTCCGGCAGGTATGGGATCTACTCATCAACACCTACGGCGATGGCCGCATCACCTACGCGCTGCTCGAGAACAACGTGATCGTGGTAGGGCCTAAGGAAGTGGTGGATCGGGCCCGCGGTCAAGCCGCCCAGCCTGCCCAGCCCAGCGAGCCGGCAGTACGGGAGTTTTATCAGGTACGCTCGGGTGATCCTGCAGCCCTGGCCACCTTTGTTCAGCAGGAGGTGCCTGGCGTTACTGTACGCGCTGTGCCTGGGCAGAACGTGCTCTCTATTAGCGGCCCATCGCGTTCGGTAACGGATGCCCTAAACTTTCTGCAGCGTATAGATGTGCCCAAGGCTCCTGCTGCAACCATTCCGCTTGTACAAAAGTCGTTTGCCCTCTCACATGCCCGGGCCAGCGAGCTGGCCGATGTGCTGGGCAAGGCCATTGCGGCCCAGGCGCAAGGCCAGGCAGCACCCGCGCAGGCCCAGGCCCAGGCCACGCCCCAGGTGACGGTGGTGGCCGAACCCCGTACCAACACCCTCATCGTCACCGGTTCCGCCGACCAGATTGCCCTGGCCGAGCGCCTAATTCCCACCCTGGATCGGCCTGTGCAGCAAGTGCAGCTCCAGATCCGGGTGCAGGCAGTCTCGGGCGAGGTTATTCGCAACCTGGGTATCAAGTGGGAGACCGTCTCGGGGGGCAACCTGATCGCCAGCTTCCTGTCCACCGGTCTGAACCTGATTTTCGATGCCACCCGCAGCCTGGCCTCACTCAATATCCGGGCCGTGCTGGACGCGCTGGAAAAACAGCAGCTTTCACGCCGCCTGAGTGATGCCAATGTGCTGGTAGAGGACAACTATGGTGCCGATACTTCCGATCTGCGGGCTACCGGAGCCAAGGGTGCGGAAATTAAGGTAGGGGGCCGGCTGCTCATCCCTATTACCATCGGCGACCAGGTCTCGGTGCGCGAGTTCGATTACGGGCTGCTGGTGCGGGTGCGTCCGCAAATCTCGACGGATGGCAACATCCTGCTCGAGGTCTTCACCCAGACCGGCGGCGACCCCGCCGATGGCCCGGCAGGCAGCATCCGCATTCCGCAGCAGTCCACCCTGTCAAAACTGCGCATCCGCGACGGGCAGACCGTGGTGCTGGGGGGTCTGATTCAGAAAGTCACCGATACCTCCGAGACCAAAGTGCCTCTGCTGGGTGATATCCCCTTGCTGGGTGAACTCTTTAAGCAGCGCACTTCCTCGATCAAAGACGACGAGCTGATCGTGATTATCACCGGTAACATCGTCAAGGACACCGCTCAACGTTAG
- a CDS encoding queuosine precursor transporter has translation MKTYRYIDLITALFVVVLVVSNIASTKVVLFGPFTFDGGTLLFPLAYIFGDVLTEVYGYKRSRRVIWTGFFLLLLSALTFGLVSALPTPSDEFSQKSAEAFSTILGLVPRIVLASLVAYWVGEFANSYILARLKVATQGRFLALRTIGSTLVGQGLDTAIFLLVAFYGIWDNNLLWTVFVSNYIFKVGVEVLFTPITYGVVGFLKRAENEDYYDRDTRFNPFALR, from the coding sequence ATGAAAACCTATCGTTACATCGACCTCATTACAGCCCTGTTTGTGGTGGTGTTGGTGGTCTCCAATATCGCCTCGACCAAAGTGGTGCTTTTCGGCCCGTTTACCTTCGACGGCGGTACCCTGCTGTTCCCACTGGCTTACATCTTTGGTGACGTGCTAACCGAGGTGTATGGCTATAAGCGAAGCCGCCGGGTGATCTGGACTGGTTTTTTCTTATTGCTGCTCTCTGCGCTCACCTTCGGCCTGGTGAGTGCGTTGCCCACACCCAGCGACGAGTTTAGCCAAAAATCGGCGGAGGCCTTCTCTACCATCCTGGGCCTGGTACCCCGCATCGTGCTGGCCAGCCTGGTGGCCTACTGGGTGGGTGAGTTTGCCAACAGCTATATTCTGGCCCGGCTCAAAGTGGCTACCCAGGGGCGCTTTTTAGCTCTGCGTACCATCGGTTCTACCCTGGTAGGACAGGGCTTGGACACCGCCATTTTTCTGTTGGTGGCCTTTTATGGCATTTGGGACAACAACCTGCTCTGGACAGTGTTTGTCTCAAATTACATCTTTAAGGTTGGTGTGGAGGTGCTCTTCACGCCCATTACCTATGGTGTGGTGGGCTTTTTAAAGCGAGCCGAGAACGAAGACTACTACGACCGCGACACCCGCTTCAATCCATTTGCTTTGCGCTAG
- a CDS encoding pseudouridine synthase: MRLQQFLARAGVTSRRKAEDLIRAGRVTINQQVATIGAVVQPGDIVRLDGERVRMPQKNVVIALHKPKGYTTTHEDEHAEKIVYELVPKHPGLHTVGRLDKDTEGLLLLTTDGHLTQYLTHPRNQVPKLYRAWCKNGKVSKKACQQLVQGVMLGDGLAQALEAYPVKDGVKLVLTEGRKREVRRMLGKVGYPVERLVRLAVGPIELGELEAGEWRYLTPEEIKLLYSSAELRKPAQTRKPVPTAPLVKSKAHSSPKNSQADVRVQKSAVESSSEHLSTRKRQSTNQRNPNRRPHTRDGRTD; this comes from the coding sequence ATGCGTTTACAGCAATTTTTAGCCCGTGCGGGGGTCACCAGCCGCCGCAAAGCCGAGGACTTAATCCGCGCGGGAAGGGTGACCATCAATCAGCAGGTCGCCACCATCGGTGCGGTCGTGCAGCCCGGCGACATTGTGCGGCTGGACGGTGAACGGGTGCGTATGCCGCAAAAAAATGTGGTCATCGCGCTACACAAACCCAAGGGTTACACCACCACCCACGAGGATGAGCACGCCGAAAAAATTGTTTACGAGCTGGTTCCCAAGCACCCTGGCCTGCATACGGTCGGGCGGCTGGACAAGGACACTGAGGGGCTGCTGCTCCTGACCACCGACGGCCATCTGACCCAGTACCTCACCCATCCCCGCAACCAGGTGCCCAAGCTCTATCGGGCCTGGTGCAAAAACGGCAAGGTTAGTAAAAAGGCCTGCCAGCAGCTGGTGCAAGGGGTCATGTTGGGGGATGGGCTGGCCCAGGCCCTCGAGGCCTACCCGGTCAAAGACGGGGTCAAGCTGGTGCTAACCGAAGGTCGCAAGCGTGAGGTGCGCCGAATGCTGGGCAAGGTGGGTTATCCGGTAGAGCGCCTGGTGCGGCTGGCCGTGGGCCCCATAGAGCTGGGTGAGCTCGAGGCCGGTGAGTGGCGCTACCTTACCCCAGAAGAGATCAAGTTGCTGTATAGCAGTGCCGAATTGCGCAAGCCAGCCCAAACCCGGAAGCCTGTCCCAACCGCTCCTCTGGTCAAATCCAAAGCCCACTCCAGCCCAAAAAACTCGCAGGCCGATGTACGAGTCCAGAAGAGTGCCGTAGAATCGAGCAGTGAGCATCTTTCGACCCGGAAACGGCAAAGTACAAATCAGCGAAACCCAAATCGCCGCCCGCATACGCGAGATGGGCGAACAGATTAA
- the aroC gene encoding chorismate synthase, whose amino-acid sequence MRFLTAGESHGPQLTGIVEGLPSQLPLTVEDINPWLKKRQGGYGRGRRMVIETDTVEFVSGVRAGRTTGAPVTLVIKNTDYRNWLEIMDPAPGNEPRKKALTAARPGHADLAGGVKYGHKDLRDVLERASARETAMRVAIGAIAHKLLSFFGVESASFVDGMAGVWSEVPFDWSLKERIETSPVRMTDPQAEAEVIRRIDEAKAAGDTLGGVIEARFKGLVMGLGSQMHWERKLDGRIAQMVMSIPAIKGVEIGPGFSNAMKPGSQVHDPIYWEPGRGYYRQSNRSGGTEAGMTTGEELVVRAALKPIATLMKPLPTVDVVTHQPADAARERSDVTAVPAASVILEALVGIVLAQAYLEKFGGDTLGELVERVERYKQRVLEY is encoded by the coding sequence ATGCGTTTTCTAACTGCTGGAGAATCCCACGGGCCACAACTTACCGGCATCGTGGAGGGCCTGCCCAGCCAGCTACCTTTGACCGTTGAAGATATCAACCCTTGGCTCAAAAAACGCCAGGGTGGGTACGGGCGCGGGCGGCGGATGGTCATCGAGACCGATACGGTGGAGTTCGTAAGTGGTGTGCGGGCCGGGCGCACCACCGGAGCCCCGGTTACGCTGGTCATCAAAAACACCGACTACCGCAACTGGCTCGAGATCATGGATCCGGCCCCCGGCAACGAGCCGCGCAAAAAGGCCCTTACGGCGGCCCGGCCTGGTCACGCCGACCTTGCGGGGGGTGTCAAATACGGGCATAAAGACTTACGTGATGTGCTCGAGCGCGCCTCGGCCCGCGAAACCGCCATGCGGGTAGCGATAGGGGCCATCGCTCATAAGCTGCTCTCGTTTTTTGGGGTGGAAAGCGCCTCGTTCGTGGACGGGATGGCCGGGGTCTGGAGCGAGGTTCCCTTCGACTGGAGCCTCAAGGAACGCATCGAAACCAGCCCGGTGCGGATGACCGACCCCCAGGCCGAGGCCGAGGTGATCCGCCGCATAGACGAGGCCAAGGCCGCCGGCGATACCCTGGGCGGCGTCATCGAAGCCCGCTTCAAAGGGCTGGTGATGGGGCTCGGCTCCCAGATGCACTGGGAGCGCAAGCTCGACGGGCGCATCGCCCAGATGGTCATGAGCATTCCGGCCATTAAGGGGGTGGAGATTGGCCCTGGTTTTAGCAACGCCATGAAGCCGGGATCGCAGGTTCATGACCCCATCTACTGGGAGCCCGGCCGGGGCTACTACCGCCAGAGCAATCGTTCCGGAGGCACCGAAGCCGGCATGACCACCGGAGAAGAGCTGGTGGTGCGCGCCGCTCTTAAGCCCATCGCCACCCTGATGAAGCCCCTACCCACGGTTGATGTGGTGACACACCAGCCAGCCGATGCCGCCCGGGAGCGCTCCGACGTGACCGCGGTACCGGCGGCCAGCGTAATTCTGGAGGCCCTGGTGGGCATCGTGCTGGCCCAGGCCTACCTGGAGAAATTTGGCGGCGACACCCTGGGCGAGCTGGTCGAGCGGGTCGAGCGATACAAGCAACGGGTGCTGGAATACTAG
- a CDS encoding type 4a pilus biogenesis protein PilO, producing MGQREWAIVAIVAALLLGAMWYFLVTQPLQGRIPELQAEVDRLTVERDRGRAAQRALPQLRETIARLDAERQQFLRELPPTEQLGRVLSSLAQTARESGVVLRTLSRSAGDSQGVANVRATNLALQVESPFPELYVFLRNLEGLQRFATVSGLNLTLGGSGPAATEAQATNPIINTSLTMTVYTYTGQGQPAQGTQQGQPNQPGGRP from the coding sequence ATGGGCCAGCGTGAGTGGGCCATCGTCGCCATAGTGGCGGCCTTGTTGCTTGGTGCGATGTGGTACTTCCTGGTAACCCAGCCCCTCCAAGGGCGCATACCGGAGCTACAGGCCGAAGTAGACCGTCTTACTGTCGAACGCGACCGTGGCCGTGCAGCCCAGCGTGCGCTGCCCCAGTTGCGCGAGACCATCGCCCGCCTGGATGCCGAGCGGCAACAGTTTTTGCGCGAGCTACCTCCCACCGAACAGCTTGGCCGGGTTCTGAGTTCTCTGGCGCAAACCGCTCGGGAAAGCGGGGTAGTACTGCGAACTCTAAGCCGCAGTGCTGGCGATAGTCAGGGTGTCGCCAACGTACGGGCCACCAACCTGGCCTTGCAGGTCGAGTCGCCCTTCCCCGAGCTGTATGTGTTTTTACGGAACCTCGAGGGGCTGCAGCGGTTCGCCACCGTCTCGGGCCTCAACCTTACCCTTGGTGGCAGCGGGCCTGCCGCTACGGAGGCCCAGGCCACCAACCCCATCATCAACACCAGCCTAACCATGACGGTGTACACCTATACCGGCCAGGGCCAGCCCGCCCAGGGAACCCAGCAAGGCCAGCCCAATCAGCCTGGAGGTCGGCCATGA
- the ald gene encoding alanine dehydrogenase yields the protein MVIGVPKEIKTLENRVALTPGGVTSLVRRGHKVLVQQGAGVGSGLSDAEYQKAGAEIVSAQEAWAADLVVKVKEPIAEEYKYLRQGLILFTYLHLAADEPLTKALLAGGTTAIAYETVQLEDGSLPLLTPMSEVAGRMAPQVGAAALEKPHGGRGVLLGGVPGVAPASVVIIGGGIVGTNAAKIALGMGAQVTILDVSKARMQYLDDVFGGRVITLASTEANVAASIRHADLLIGAVLIPGAKAPKLVTREMLSTMKEGAVIVDVAVDQGGCVETIHPTTHAEPTYVVDGVVHYGVANMPGAVPRTSTFALTNQTLPYLLKLAEKGLGALQEDAALLQGLNTHQGQLTCRGVAEAFGLPYVEPKAAL from the coding sequence ATGGTGATTGGTGTTCCCAAGGAAATCAAGACGCTCGAGAACCGTGTGGCCCTTACGCCGGGGGGGGTGACCAGCCTGGTGCGGCGCGGGCATAAGGTGCTGGTGCAGCAAGGGGCCGGGGTGGGTTCGGGCCTATCCGATGCCGAATACCAGAAGGCGGGGGCCGAGATCGTAAGCGCCCAGGAAGCCTGGGCCGCCGATCTGGTGGTCAAGGTCAAGGAGCCCATTGCCGAGGAGTACAAGTACCTGCGCCAGGGTCTGATCCTGTTCACCTACCTGCACCTGGCCGCCGATGAGCCGCTTACCAAAGCTTTGCTGGCTGGGGGTACGACCGCCATCGCCTACGAAACGGTGCAGCTCGAGGATGGCTCCCTGCCCCTGCTCACCCCCATGAGCGAGGTGGCCGGGCGCATGGCCCCGCAGGTGGGGGCAGCGGCCCTGGAGAAGCCCCACGGCGGGCGCGGGGTGCTGCTGGGGGGCGTGCCGGGGGTGGCCCCGGCCAGCGTGGTGATCATCGGTGGTGGCATTGTGGGCACCAACGCGGCCAAAATCGCCCTGGGCATGGGTGCTCAGGTGACCATTCTGGACGTGAGCAAAGCCCGCATGCAGTACCTCGACGACGTGTTTGGCGGTCGGGTGATCACCCTGGCTTCCACCGAGGCCAACGTGGCGGCCTCCATCCGCCACGCCGACCTGTTGATTGGGGCGGTGCTGATTCCGGGGGCCAAAGCCCCCAAGCTGGTTACCCGCGAGATGCTTTCCACCATGAAGGAAGGTGCGGTGATTGTGGACGTAGCCGTGGATCAGGGGGGCTGTGTCGAGACCATCCACCCCACCACCCACGCCGAGCCCACCTATGTAGTAGACGGAGTGGTGCACTACGGGGTGGCCAACATGCCGGGGGCAGTGCCGCGCACCTCCACCTTTGCCCTCACCAACCAGACCCTACCCTACCTGCTCAAGCTGGCTGAGAAGGGCCTGGGCGCGCTGCAAGAGGATGCAGCCCTGTTGCAGGGTCTCAACACCCACCAGGGCCAACTGACCTGCCGGGGGGTGGCCGAGGCCTTTGGCCTGCCCTATGTCGAACCTAAAGCGGCTTTGTAG
- the hpt gene encoding hypoxanthine phosphoribosyltransferase — translation MFRPGNGKVQISETQIAARIREMGEQIKRDYQGQEPHLVCVLNGAFVFMADLVRAIDMPLTMDFLAVSSYGDSQKTSGEVELIKDLRLPIAGRHVIVVEDIVDTGITINYLLRMLEARQPASLKIAALLSKPSRRQVEVPIDYLGFEIEDAFVYGYGLDRGQFDRNLPFITSQA, via the coding sequence ATCTTTCGACCCGGAAACGGCAAAGTACAAATCAGCGAAACCCAAATCGCCGCCCGCATACGCGAGATGGGCGAACAGATTAAACGCGATTACCAGGGTCAGGAACCTCATCTGGTCTGTGTGCTCAACGGAGCCTTCGTCTTCATGGCCGACCTTGTGCGGGCCATTGATATGCCGCTAACCATGGACTTTTTGGCAGTCTCCTCGTATGGCGACAGCCAGAAAACCAGCGGCGAGGTGGAGCTCATAAAAGACCTGCGGCTTCCGATTGCGGGCCGGCATGTAATTGTGGTGGAAGATATCGTGGACACCGGTATCACCATCAACTATCTGTTGCGTATGCTGGAGGCTCGGCAGCCTGCCTCGCTAAAAATTGCCGCCTTGCTGTCCAAACCCTCCCGACGCCAGGTCGAGGTTCCGATCGACTATCTGGGCTTTGAAATCGAGGATGCCTTTGTGTATGGCTACGGCCTCGATCGCGGCCAGTTCGACCGCAACCTACCCTTCATCACTTCGCAGGCCTAG